A single region of the Marmota flaviventris isolate mMarFla1 chromosome 10, mMarFla1.hap1, whole genome shotgun sequence genome encodes:
- the Adamts4 gene encoding A disintegrin and metalloproteinase with thrombospondin motifs 4, whose protein sequence is MLQMASVPPSCSARAMSRTSSYPGRGLAGCWLWGIQPRLLLPTVPLSGLLWLLLLLLASLLPSAWPASPLPREEEIVFPEKLNGSVLPGSGAPARLLYRLLAFGETLLLELEQDPGVQVEGLTVQYLGQAPELLDGAEPGTYLTGTINGDPESVASLHWDGGALLGVLQYQGAELHLQPLEGGTLNSAGGPGAHILRRKSPDSSQGPMCNVKAPPGSPSPSPRRAKRFASLSRFVETLVVADDKMAAFHGAGIKRYLLTVMAAAAKAFKHPSIRNPVSLVVTRLVILGSGEEGPQVGPSAAQTLRSFCAWQRGLNTPNDSDPDHFDTAILFTRQDLCGVSTCDTLGMADVGTVCDPARSCAVVEDDGLQSAFTAAHELGHVFSMLHDNSKQCVSSNGHGSTSRHVMAPVMAHVDPEEPWSPCSASFITEFLDNGYGHCLLDKPEAPLNLPVTFPGKDYDADRQCQLTFGPDSHHCPQLPPPCAALWCSGHLNGHAMCQTKHSPWADGTPCGPSQACMGGRCLHTDQLKDFNVPQAGGWGPWGPWGDCSRSCGGGVQFSYRDCTRPVPRNGGKYCEGRRTRFRSCNTENCPTGSALTFREEQCAAYNHRTDLFKSFPGPMDWVPRYTGVAPRDQCKLTCQAQALGYYYVLDPRVVDGTPCSPDSSSVCVQGRCIHAGCDRIIGSKKKFDKCMVCGGDGSSCSKLSGSFRKFRYGYNNVVTIPTGATHILVRQQGAPGLRSIYLALKLPDGSYALNGEYTLMPSPTDVVLPGAVSLRYSGATAASETLSGHGPLTQPLTLQVLVAGNPQNARLRYSFFVPRPAPSTPRPPPQDWLHRRAQILEILRRRSWAGRK, encoded by the exons ATGCTCCAGATGGCCTCAGTTCCTCCCAGCTGCAGCGCCCGTGCCATGTCCCGGACCAGCTCATATCCCGGGAGGGGCTTGGCGGGGTGCTGGCTGTGGGGAATCCAACCCCGCCTGCTGCTCCCCACTGTGCCCCTCTCtgggctgctgtggctgctgctgctgctgctggcctccctcctgccctcagccTGGCCGGCCAGCCCCCTCCCCCGGGAGGAGGAGATCGTGTTTCCTGAGAAGCTTAACGGCAGCGTTCTGCCTGGCTCAGGGGCCCCCGCCAGATTGTTGTACCGCTTGCTGGCTTTTGGGGAGACACTGCTACTGGAGTTGGAGCAGGACCCTGGTGTGCAGGTTGAGGGGCTGACAGTGCAGTACCTGGGCCAGGCACCTGAACTGCTGGATGGGGCAGAGCCCGGCACCTACCTGACTGGCACCATCAACGGAGATCCAGAGTCGGTGGCATCTCTGCATTGGGACGGGGGAGCGCTATTAGGAGTGTTGCAGTACCAGGGGGCTGAGCTCCACCTCCAGCCTCTGGAGGGAGGCACCCTTAACTCTGCCGGGGGACCTGGGGCTCACATCCTGCGCCGGAAGAGTCCTGACAGCAGCCAGGGTCCCATGTGCAACGTCAAGGCTCCTCctgggagccccagccccagcccccgaaGAGCCAAG CGCTTTGCTTCACTGAGTAGATTTGTAGAGACCCTGGTGGTGGCAGATGACAAGATGGCAGCCTTTCATGGTGCAGGGATAAAGCGCTACCTGTTGACAGTTATGGCAGCAGCAGCCAAGGCCTTCAAGCACCCAAGCATCCGCAACCCTGTCAGTTTGGTGGTGACTCGGCTCGTAATTCTGGGGTCCGGTGAAGAGGGGCCCCAAGTGGGGCCAAGTGCTGCCCAGACCCTACGAAGCTTCTGTGCCTGGCAGCGTGGCCTCAACACCCCCAATGACTCAGACCCTGACCACTTCGATACAGCCATTCTGTTCACCCGCCAG GACCTGTGTGGAGTCTCCACTTGTGACACTCTGGGTATGGCTGATGTGGGTACTGTGTGTGACCCTGCTCGGAGCTGTGCTGTCGTGGAGGATGATGGACTCCAGTCAGCCTTCACTGCTGCTCATGAACTGG GCCATGTCTTCAGCATGCTCCATGACAACTCCAAGCAATGTGTCAGTTCGAATGGGCATGGGAGCACCTCCCGCCATGTCATGGCTCCTGTGATGGCTCATGTGGATCCTGAGGAGCCCTGGTCCCCCTGCAGTGCCAGCTTCATCACTGAATTCCTGGACAATGGATATG GACACTGTCTCTTAGACAAGCCAGAGGCTCCACTGAACCTGCCTGTGACTTTTCCTGGCAAGGACTATGATGCTGATCGCCAGTGCCAGCTGACCTTCGGTCCTGACTCACACCATTGTCCCCAGCTGCCACCACCCTGTGCTGCCCTCTGGTGCTCTGGCCACCTCAATGGCCACGCTATGTGCCAGACCAAGCACTCACCCTGGGCCGATGGCACCCCCTGTGGGCCTTCACAGGCTTGCATGGGTGGCCGCTGCCTCCATACGGACCAACTCAAGGACTTCAAT GTTCCACAGGCTGGTGGTTGGGGTCCCTGGGGACCTTGGGGTGACTGCTCTCGGAGCTGTGGGGGTGGTGTCCAGTTCTCTTACCGGGACTGCACGAGGCCTGTCCCCCGGAATGGTGGCAAATACTGTGAGGGCCGCCGCACCCGCTTCCGCTCCTGCAACACTGAAAACTGCCCAACTGGCTCAG CATTGACCTTCCGTGAAGAGCAGTGTGCTGCCTACAACCACCGCACTGACCTCTTCAAGAGCTTCCCAGGACCCATGGACTGGGTCCCTCGCTACACAGGTGTGGCCCCGCGGGACCAATGCAAACTCACCTGCCAAGCCCAGGCACTGGGCTACTACTATGTGCTGGACCCACGG gTGGTAGACGGAACCCCTTGTTCCCCAGATAGCTCCTCAGTCTGTGTCCAGGGGCGCTGCATCCACGCTGGCTGTGACCGCATCATTGGTTCCAAAAAGAAGTTTGACAAGTGCATGGTGTGCGGTGGGGATGGTTCCAGCTGCAGCAAGCTGTCAGGCTCTTTCAGAAAATTCAG GTACGGATACAACAATGTGGTCACTATCCCTACAGGGGCCACCCATATCCTTGTCCGGCAGCAGGGAGCCCCCGGCCTTCGGAGCATCTACCTGGCCCTGAAGCTTCCAGATGGCTCCTATGCCCTCAATGGTGAATACACACTGATGCCCTCCCCCACAGATGTGGTATTGCCTGGGGCAGTCAGCTTGCGATACAGTGGGGCCACTGCAGCCTCAGAGACACTGTCAGGCCATGGGCCACTGACCCAGCCCTTGACGCTGCAAGTTCTGGTGGCTGGCAACCCACAGAATGCACGCCTCCGATACAGCTTCTTCGTGCCGCGGCCAGCCCCTTCAACACCGCGCCCCCCTCCCCAGGACTGGCTACATCGCAGGGCACAGATTCTGGAGATCCTTCGGCGGCGCTCCTGGGCAGGCAGGAAATAA
- the B4galt3 gene encoding beta-1,4-galactosyltransferase 3 isoform X1, whose amino-acid sequence MTRGSAPQRPLPRWRQRCPPGCLGGGDEVDRRPDNASHLCPPGTPWSPHDLDEDNLNLAYSQNSSFFFPRPHLRMLRRLLERPCTLALLVGSQLAVMMYLSLGGFRSLSALFGRDQGPTFDYSHPRDVYSNLSHLPGAPVAPGGPSAPQGLPYCPERSPLLVGPVSVSFSPVPSIAEIVERNPRVEPGGRYRPAGCEPRSRTAIIVPHRAREHHLRLLLYHLHPFLQRQQLAYGIYVIHQAGNGTFNRAKLLNVGVREALRDEEWDCLFLHDVDLLPENDHNLYVCDPRGPRHVAVAMNKFGYSLPYPQYFGGVSALTPDQYLKMNGFPNEYWGWGGEDDDIATRVRLAGMKISRPPTSVGHYKMVKHRGDKGNEENPHRFDLLVRTQNSWTQDGMNSLTYRLLARELGPLYTNVTADIGTDPRGPRAPPGPRYPPGSSQAFRQEMLQRRPPARPGPLPTANHTARRGPH is encoded by the exons ATGACGCGAGGCTCCGCCCCGCAGCGCCCGCTTCCAAGATGGCGGCAGAGATGCCCGCCCGGCTGTCTGGGTGGCGGTGACGAGGTAGACCGAAGACCAG ATAATGCCTCACATCTCTGCCCCCCTGGGACCCCCTGGAGCCCCCATGATCTGGATGAAGACAATTTGAATCTAG CCTACTCCCAGaactcctctttcttcttccccagaCCTCATCTCAGGATGTTGCGGAGGCTGCTGGAGCGGCCCTGCACACTGGCCCTGCTTGTAGGTTCCCAGCTGGCCGTCATGATGTACTTGTCACTAGGGGGCTTCCGGAGCCTTAGTGCCCTATTTGGCCGGGACCAGGGGCCTACTTTTGACTATTCTCACCCCCGAGATGTCTACAGTAACCTCAGTCATCTGCCTGGGGCCCCTGTAGCTCCAGGGGGTCCTTCAGCTCCTCAAGGCCTACCCTACTGTCCTGAACGGTCTCCTCTCTTAG TGGGCCCCGTGTCAGTGTCCTTTAGCCCAGTACCATCGATAGCAGAGATTGTGGAGCGGAATCCTCGGGTAGAACCTGGAGGCAGGTACCGCCCAGCAGGGTGTGAGCCCCGCTCCCGGACAGCCATCATCGTGCCCCATCGTGCCCGGGAGCACCACCTACGCCTGCTGCTCTACCACCTGCACCCCTTCCTGCAACGCCAGCAGCTTGCTTATGGAATCTATGTCATCCACCAG GCTGGAAATGGAACATTTAACAGGGCAAAACTGCTCAATGTTGGGGTGCGGGAAGCACTGCGTGATGAAGAGTGGGACTGCCTGTTCTTGCATGATGTGGACCTTCTGCCAGAAAATGACCACAATCTCTATGTGTGTGACCCTCGAGGACCCCGCCATGTTGCTGTTGCCATGAACAAGTTTGGATACAG CCTCCCGTACCCCCAGTACTTCGGAGGAGTCTCAGCCCTCACTCCTGACCAGTACCTGAAGATGAATGGCTTCCCAAAtgaatactggggctggggtggtgaggATGACGACATAGCTACCAG GGTACGCCTGGCTGGGATGAAGATCTCTCGGCCCCCCACATCTGTGGGACACTATAAGATGGTAAAGCATCGAGGAGATAAGGGCAACGAGGAAAATCCCCACAG ATTTGACCTCCTGGTCCGTACTcagaactcctggactcaagatGGGATGAACTCACTGACATACCGACTGCTGGCTCGAGAACTGGGTCCTCTCTATACCAACGTCACAGCAGACATTGGGACTGACCCTCGGGGTCCCCGGGCTCCTCCTGGTCCCCGCTACCCACCTGGTTCTTCCCAGGCCTTCCGTCAAGAGATGCTGCAGCGCCGGCCCCCAGCTAGGCCTGGCCCTCTGCCTACTGCCAACCACACAGCCCGCCGTGGTCCACACTGA
- the B4galt3 gene encoding beta-1,4-galactosyltransferase 3 isoform X2, whose translation MLRRLLERPCTLALLVGSQLAVMMYLSLGGFRSLSALFGRDQGPTFDYSHPRDVYSNLSHLPGAPVAPGGPSAPQGLPYCPERSPLLVGPVSVSFSPVPSIAEIVERNPRVEPGGRYRPAGCEPRSRTAIIVPHRAREHHLRLLLYHLHPFLQRQQLAYGIYVIHQAGNGTFNRAKLLNVGVREALRDEEWDCLFLHDVDLLPENDHNLYVCDPRGPRHVAVAMNKFGYSLPYPQYFGGVSALTPDQYLKMNGFPNEYWGWGGEDDDIATRVRLAGMKISRPPTSVGHYKMVKHRGDKGNEENPHRFDLLVRTQNSWTQDGMNSLTYRLLARELGPLYTNVTADIGTDPRGPRAPPGPRYPPGSSQAFRQEMLQRRPPARPGPLPTANHTARRGPH comes from the exons ATGTTGCGGAGGCTGCTGGAGCGGCCCTGCACACTGGCCCTGCTTGTAGGTTCCCAGCTGGCCGTCATGATGTACTTGTCACTAGGGGGCTTCCGGAGCCTTAGTGCCCTATTTGGCCGGGACCAGGGGCCTACTTTTGACTATTCTCACCCCCGAGATGTCTACAGTAACCTCAGTCATCTGCCTGGGGCCCCTGTAGCTCCAGGGGGTCCTTCAGCTCCTCAAGGCCTACCCTACTGTCCTGAACGGTCTCCTCTCTTAG TGGGCCCCGTGTCAGTGTCCTTTAGCCCAGTACCATCGATAGCAGAGATTGTGGAGCGGAATCCTCGGGTAGAACCTGGAGGCAGGTACCGCCCAGCAGGGTGTGAGCCCCGCTCCCGGACAGCCATCATCGTGCCCCATCGTGCCCGGGAGCACCACCTACGCCTGCTGCTCTACCACCTGCACCCCTTCCTGCAACGCCAGCAGCTTGCTTATGGAATCTATGTCATCCACCAG GCTGGAAATGGAACATTTAACAGGGCAAAACTGCTCAATGTTGGGGTGCGGGAAGCACTGCGTGATGAAGAGTGGGACTGCCTGTTCTTGCATGATGTGGACCTTCTGCCAGAAAATGACCACAATCTCTATGTGTGTGACCCTCGAGGACCCCGCCATGTTGCTGTTGCCATGAACAAGTTTGGATACAG CCTCCCGTACCCCCAGTACTTCGGAGGAGTCTCAGCCCTCACTCCTGACCAGTACCTGAAGATGAATGGCTTCCCAAAtgaatactggggctggggtggtgaggATGACGACATAGCTACCAG GGTACGCCTGGCTGGGATGAAGATCTCTCGGCCCCCCACATCTGTGGGACACTATAAGATGGTAAAGCATCGAGGAGATAAGGGCAACGAGGAAAATCCCCACAG ATTTGACCTCCTGGTCCGTACTcagaactcctggactcaagatGGGATGAACTCACTGACATACCGACTGCTGGCTCGAGAACTGGGTCCTCTCTATACCAACGTCACAGCAGACATTGGGACTGACCCTCGGGGTCCCCGGGCTCCTCCTGGTCCCCGCTACCCACCTGGTTCTTCCCAGGCCTTCCGTCAAGAGATGCTGCAGCGCCGGCCCCCAGCTAGGCCTGGCCCTCTGCCTACTGCCAACCACACAGCCCGCCGTGGTCCACACTGA